DNA from Arthrobacter sp. StoSoilB19:
CCACATCCCTGCGCACAGCCTTCCCGTTCACGGTCACGGTGACGTTCGCTTCGTCGAACCCGTCCTGAAACACAACCAGCAATTCCCGCATGGTGGCCTCTTCCTCGAGCATGGGTGCCAGTGATGGCTAGTCCACTACAGCACTTTGCGCGTCCCAGGGGAATACCTGCTTTTCCCTATGGCGCCTCAGCGAGTACGGCGGCGGTGAAGCCCCGCAGGCCGGTAAGGCAAGATGTTCTGGTGACCCAAATGCCAGGACCTTCCGCCGCTTCCGTCCGCCCCAGCGCATCAGGGGAGGACGAACTCTTTGCCCAGATCGCTGCTGAGCTGGGGGTCAAGGCCTGGCAAGTGAAGGCTGCAGTTGAATTGCTCGACGGCGGCTCGACAGTTCCGTTCATCGCCCGGTACCGCAAGGAAGCCACCGGGACGCTGGACGACACCCAACTCCGCGACCTCGACGAACGGCTCCGCTACCTCCGGGAGCTGGCGGACCGCCGTCGTGCCGTCCTCGACGCGATCGAAGCGCAAGGCCAGCTGACGCCGGAACTGCGCAAGGCAATCCTGGCGGCGGACACCAAGTCGCGGCTTGAGGACATCTACCTGCCGTTCAAGTCCAAACGGCGGACGAAGGCCCAGATCGCCCGGGAAGCAGGCCTGCAGCCGCTCGCGGACACACTCTTGAAGCGGCCGGACCTGGATCCCGACCGCGAGGCCGCGAAGTACCTCAACAGCGCGCATTCCGTTGATGACGCCGCCGCCGCGCTCGCAGGTGCACGCTCCATCCTGGTGGAAAGGGTGGCCCAGGATCCCGACCTCGCAGCAAATTTGCGGGACCGGCTGTGGGTCCAGGGCCGGATGGTGTCCCGCGTCAAGAAGGGCAAAGAGGCAGAAGGCCAGAAATTTGCGGACTACTTTGAGTTCGCCCAGGCGCCGGACAGGATGCCGTCCCACCGGGTCCTCGCGCTGTTCCGCGGGGAGAAGGACGGCATCCTTGAGCTGGACCTCGCCGAAGCCGATCCATCGGACGACGCCGCCCTCACCGCCGCCCGCGCCCGCTACGAGTCCGCCGTGGCCAGGTTCCTCGGGGTCGCCGACCGCGGCCGCCCCGCCGACGCCTGGCTGCTGCAGACCGCGCAGGTGGCATGGCGCTCGCGCGTGCTGTCCCGCCTCACCTCTGATCTCCGGGCAAGATTATTCGCGGCGGCGGAAGACGAAGCGGTCAGGGTGTTCGCAGCAAACCTCCGCGACGTCCTGCTGGCCGCCCCTGCTGGAAACCGCGCCACGCTGGGGCTGGATCCCGGACTGCGCACGGGCGTCAAGGTCGCAGTGGTGGACGGCACCGGCAAGGTGGTGGCCACAGACACGGTCTACCCGCACGCCCCGGCACGCAGGTGGGACGACGCCCTGGCCACCCTGGTGCGGTTGGCGCGGCAGCACGCCGTCGAACTCGTAGCCATCGGCAACGGCACGGCGTCCCGCGAGACGGACAAATTGGCTGCCGAACTGATCAAGCTCCTCCCGGACGTGGACCGGAAACCGCAGAAACTCGTGGTGTCCGAGGCTGGCGCGTCCGTCTACTCTGCTTCCGCGCTCGCCGCCGCGGAACTGCCGGGAATGGACGTTTCGCTCCGGGGCGCCGTTTCCATTGCCCGGCGGCTGCAGGATCCGCTGGCCGAACTCGTGAAGATCGACCCCAAATCCATCGGCGTGGGCCAGTACCAGCACGACGTGACGGCGTCGAAGCTGGACCGCAGCCTGGACGCCGTCGTGGAGGACTGCGTCAACGCCGTGGGTGTTGACGTCAACACCGCCTCGCCCGCGCTGCTGAGCCGGGTGGCCGGCGTCGGTCCTTTGCTGAGCGAAAACATTGTGGCCTACCGGAACGAGCACGGACCCTTCAACAAGCGCACCGACCTCAAGAAGGTACCGCGGCTGGGCGCGAAGGCCTTCGAACAGTGTGCCGGCTTCCTGAGGATCTCCGGAGGAGCCGAGCCGTTGGACGCGTCGAGCGTGCACCCGGAGGCATACGCCGTCGCGCGCAAGGTTTTGAAGGCCGCCGGCGCGGCCCCGGCGTCGTCCCTGGACCCACAGAAGTTCGTTGACGATACCTTCGGTCTGCCGACGGTCAGGGACATCCTGGCTGAGCTGGACAAACCGGGGCGCGACCCCCGGCCCGCCTTTGCCGCCGCCACCTTCTCGGAGGGGATCGAAAAGATCGCTGATCTGTTGCCGGGCATGATTCTCGAAGGAACCGTGACCAACGTTGCGGCGTTTGGTGCCTTCGTGGACATCGGAGTCCACCAGGACGGCCTGGTCCACGTCTCCGCCCTGGCCAACCGCTTTGTGTCCGATCCGCGCGAGGTGGTGAAGTCCGGTCAGGTGGTCAGGGTCAAGGTCCTGGAAGCTGATCCTGAGCGGAAGCGGATTTCGTTGACCCTAAGGCTCGACGACGAACCGGCCAGCGGCGGTGCAGGTTCCGGGCGGAGCGGCTCGGCGAAGCCCGGGGCAGGGAGACCGGGCGGGAACGACAACCGCCGGGGAGCGGGCGGCGGCAAGGGTGAGCGCAGCGGACGCCCGGACCGGCAACAGCCAGGGAAGCAGCCGTCAGGCAGGACCGCGGGTGGTGGCCGTCCCACTCCTGTAGCCCAGCCCGTCAACACGGCAATGGCGGAGGCGCTCAGGAAGGCCGGCCTGGGCAAGTAGTCCATCAGGGCTTTTGGCAGTG
Protein-coding regions in this window:
- a CDS encoding Tex family protein encodes the protein MPGPSAASVRPSASGEDELFAQIAAELGVKAWQVKAAVELLDGGSTVPFIARYRKEATGTLDDTQLRDLDERLRYLRELADRRRAVLDAIEAQGQLTPELRKAILAADTKSRLEDIYLPFKSKRRTKAQIAREAGLQPLADTLLKRPDLDPDREAAKYLNSAHSVDDAAAALAGARSILVERVAQDPDLAANLRDRLWVQGRMVSRVKKGKEAEGQKFADYFEFAQAPDRMPSHRVLALFRGEKDGILELDLAEADPSDDAALTAARARYESAVARFLGVADRGRPADAWLLQTAQVAWRSRVLSRLTSDLRARLFAAAEDEAVRVFAANLRDVLLAAPAGNRATLGLDPGLRTGVKVAVVDGTGKVVATDTVYPHAPARRWDDALATLVRLARQHAVELVAIGNGTASRETDKLAAELIKLLPDVDRKPQKLVVSEAGASVYSASALAAAELPGMDVSLRGAVSIARRLQDPLAELVKIDPKSIGVGQYQHDVTASKLDRSLDAVVEDCVNAVGVDVNTASPALLSRVAGVGPLLSENIVAYRNEHGPFNKRTDLKKVPRLGAKAFEQCAGFLRISGGAEPLDASSVHPEAYAVARKVLKAAGAAPASSLDPQKFVDDTFGLPTVRDILAELDKPGRDPRPAFAAATFSEGIEKIADLLPGMILEGTVTNVAAFGAFVDIGVHQDGLVHVSALANRFVSDPREVVKSGQVVRVKVLEADPERKRISLTLRLDDEPASGGAGSGRSGSAKPGAGRPGGNDNRRGAGGGKGERSGRPDRQQPGKQPSGRTAGGGRPTPVAQPVNTAMAEALRKAGLGK